The Drosophila mauritiana strain mau12 chromosome 2R, ASM438214v1, whole genome shotgun sequence genome has a segment encoding these proteins:
- the LOC117136128 gene encoding spatacsin — MHSAQTQAQARDKIFKNWRGISEVTIIKEVATKGEHIDLCMEYWAQKRKIPVSEYRHYFYDVVQAYVQRLLSERLVCKAEDVIRNVDRDVKCFFFQFACECQDEELSEFVLDHLRSREPLMYEQEEPVLAYHWSLVQQLRECEALVAKHRTQLPRVHIEAMMTLPEQALQLLLVELYFANGNESLLGSLSKDMVWQHLVDSDEQAKLQRWCRLQEEGFEPQETLSPLEQSFTAWKIDATMYEYALEELQQPSEVLRNFFARAGYFFMDESGDIPSLLRRLCTMECLGKHADLLSRQPLAKYLLDRGQYSLLLMECVPVASLELLAGTETHQEPLINLIVDIKTNSLTENEGFELISKSVQAYLEKTHDTVDSFEGHPLLTFYDFLGQEPSVRSLEGFLTSTNLGRVPYLKSLIARFDHGPTSCNFGLPTAHDLFMKFKHVNLTLLATAGHGELVCFSNARLSQRYARKSQLNYTHYLKQQRSAYAVYYLITEQLQLYGQITKTQLFHACETVTQIALQHAGDDELVTHCVACCEMLGFDTQPLRSFLLLQRKLPKYETRQSYSELLAEWDRDLVEMLEANPREFPLELYQSLMRLAIRDTPGKLPMELLKRYASKNNWWHLLLVFQFFDLPLNELKKLLPHFKSSPIGVHLLRALSYESSGDRHHKRTLQRPTRRSGETQTNSSQETMTNSSHSSNQDSSMQQLQRNTEQSLCTLLTHTARQDVFAIILCSTNSLPDELIATTPKFLEMMVGNSSHCSSINLLRHCIRQELPILAVLAATISEQNRDWCWIVWLSVASGQWSLQLQEASKVRDENRSDWVWSVIRGAVAGGHLNALLHSLEIFQPDCKLTHLCRFLQLTGHQEDFSDATIVELRQFFFSWSQDSVALPLCGPLPRKQMMQRSIGLLLIQLQSNFDCILQQQRFLECICRSDVGDICDLLDFCLLHKVFGVAATWLRELSIDLEQLGRRDSPEYKRLVDALTEARAYEEALQLATLLQLPLTDIVYGKWMTELEAGQLRPHQEYEKDIQQHALAPAILVNFLLQAASAVGQVSLRRYELLQSTLGVIKKHHLFPNESFDRDQIEYDMVLCYLQLPEEQLSQLSIYHSEYFEQIMLQERCVLYKSFSELKELAGIDDLSIADKTALTSEMEDRLNTLLNTLLDKGDIVEALRLQELFEFRPNDLRFIVFAMALAEGMTSTSNLSSKERQLLGEIEKSAFPKFNRITLNQNVMTRWGSDLSDTCSDSVAMEFEEIPSKEKQQTLDTLLGIGSKLKYGVELGRRIVLAYRAAMYLDKEYLDVLRTKDAGILLKSAAAEDCLQRLLVVSDIQISTRMTPKEIAECLALELTTCIVRPRFYIFHAREQPRNALRNADLWGHSIDRDFHLFLELAPNSTLLGNCLLEYCDALKTYRRYQEGKPFEETEAFENLSKIIMLYGLPTPSPTGTVSGIPQVLSHKKQNQIYVELLIKAHLCFVHECSMEGIVSVLQKAKALNTKLAQAKSWSLIVRLLIGIARYREMFYCFDSLIENEQFESLLGQFDEDQKGGLRQAILSYLREYQPKNGKELLRLAALHFLMYKELAEMWTAEAQEIVTKIQAFAAQSNKLKCSAEVQTLLQQALENYTHATENYLLDNKLLLAQQSVSRAELMAMQLDLCNKALEKRHSNNANHLCVSVIGVRSREQFRELVNVHLSVPQALILSRAYGYDINWSEAILSQFVVLQGANYLQEYLCHQRMNDDVIEQIVKGYLLHIQSNATNSKQEESMVHLVELIKSVVLKYKLASILGFKSIVMSLINDSSVYYLRDTNFGRSDFHTAGDT, encoded by the exons ATGCATTCCGCCCAGACGCAGGCTCAGGCCCGCGACAAGATCTTCAAGAACTGGAGGGGCATTAGCGAGGTGACCATCATCAAGGAGGTGGCCACCAAGGGCGAGCACATCGACCTGTGCATGGAATACTGGGCGCAGAAGAGGAAGATTCCCGTCTCGGAGTACCGCCACTACTTCTACGACGTGGTGCAGGCCTATGTGCAGCGACTGCTCTCCGAGAGACTTGTCTGCAAGGCGGAGGACGTGATCCGGAACGTAGACAGAGATGTGAAGTGCTTCTTTTTTCAGTTCGCCTGCGAGTGCCAGGACGAGGAGTTAAGTGAGTTTGTGCTGGATCACCTGCGCAGTCGGGAGCCCCTTATGTACGAGCAGGAAGAGCCAGTACTGGCCTACCACTGGTCCTTGGTGCAGCAACTCCGGGAGTGCGAGGCCTTGGTGGCCAAGCATCGGACACAGCTGCCCCGTGTGCACATAGAAGCCATGATGACATTACCAGAGCAGGCACTGCAGTTGCTCCTCGTAGAACTGTACTTCGCCAATGGCAATGAATCTCTGTTGGGATCCCTGTCCAAAGACATGGTCTGGCAGCACCTCGTGGACAGTGATGAGCAAGCAAAGCTCCAGCGCTGGTGTCGCCTTCAGGAGGAGGGCTTTGAACCCCAGGAAACGCTTTCTCCCTTGGAACAGAGCTTCACCGCCTGGAAAATAGATGCCACCATGTACGAGTACGCCTTGGAGGAACTGCAGCAGCCCAGCGAAGTGCTGCGAAACTTCTTTGCCCGCGCGGGATACTTCTTCATGGACGAGTCCGGCGATATTCCTTCCCTGCTGCGTCGCCTTTGCACCATGGAGTGCTTGGGAAAGCACGCGGATCTCCTTAGCCGGCAGCCACTGGCTAAATACCTGCTGGACCGTGGCCAATACTCGCTGCTGCTCATGGAATGCGTGCCTGTCGCCTCGCTGGAACTGCTGGCGGGCACTGAAACGCACCAGGAGCCCCTGATTAATCTAATCGTCgacataaaaacaaattcattgACCGAGAACGAGGGCTTCGAGTTG ATATCCAAGAGCGTTCAAGCATACTTGGAGAAAACTCACGACACAGTCGACTCCTTCGAAGGGCATCCCCTGCTCACCTTCTACGATTTTCTTGGTCAGGAGCCAAGTGTGCGCTCTTTAGAGGGATTCCTGACCTCTACCAACTTGGGTCGGGTTCCGTATCTCAAATCCCTGATTGCTCGCTTCGATCATGGACCGACGAGCTGCAATTTCGGCCTACCCACGGCACACGATCTCTTCATGAAGTTCAAACACGTGAATCTGACGCTCCTAGCAACTGCTGGACATGGTGAACTGGTATGCTTCTCAAACGCGCGTCTTAGTCAGCGATATGCCAGGAAATCTCAACTGAATTACACCCATTACCTAAAGCAACAGAGAAGCGCCTATGCTGTATACTACCTTATTACAGAGCAACTTCAGCTTTACGGTCAGATAACAAAGACGCAGCTGTTCCACGCCTGTGAGACTGTCACCCAGATAGCATTGCAGCACGCTGGCGATGATGAGTTGGTTACCCATTGCGTAGCCTGTTGCGAAATGCTTGGCTTCGATACCCAGCCACTAAGGAGttttctgctgctgcaaaGGAAGCTACCTAAGTACGAAACCAGACAAAGTTACTCCGAGCTCCTAGCTGAATGGGATAGGGACTTGGTGGAAATGCTCGAGGCCAATCCCAGGGAATTTCCTTTGGAACTATATCAGTCCCTAATGCGTCTAGCTATAAGGGACACTCCAGGAAAACTTCCAATGGAATTGCTCAAACGATATGCCTCCAAAAATAATTGGTGGCACTTGCTGCTAGTCTTCCAATTCTTTGATCTTCCCTTAAACGAACTTAAGAAGCTCTTGCCGCACTTCAAGTCATCTCCAATCGGAGTGCATTTGCTACGAGCGTTGAGTTACGAATCGTCTGGAGATCGCCACCACAAAAGGACCTTACAGCGACCGACTCGTCGTAGCGGGGAAACGCAAACCAACTCCTCTCAGGAAACGATGACCAACTCCTCACATAGTTCGAATCAGGATTCCAGCATGCAGCAGCTTCAGAGGAATACGGAACAATCCCTTTGCACTCTGCTAACACACACAGCTCGCCAGGACGTATTTGCAATAATACTGTGCAGTACCAATAGTCTTCCAGATGAGCTTATTGCCACCACACCAAAGTTTTTGGAGATGATGGTTGGGAACAGTTCGCATTGCAGTAGCATAAACCTCTTAAGGCACTGCATCCGCCAGGAGCTGCCTATCTTGGCTGTACTGGCAGCCACAATCAGCGAGCAAAACCGGGATTGGTGCTGGATTGTTTGGCTTTCGGTGGCCAGCGGACAGTGGAGCCTGCAGCTCCAAGAGGCATCCAAGGTGCGCGATGAGAACCGATCGGATTGGGTGTGGTCAGTCATTAGAGGTGCTGTCGCTGGCGGACATCTGAATGCCCTGTTGCACAGCCTAGAAATCTTTCAGCCG GACTGCAAACTAACGCATCTGTGCCGATTTCTTCAACTGACTGGCCACCAGGAAGACTTTAGTGATGCAACAATTGTGGAGCTGCGACAGTTCTTTTTCAGCTGGAGCCAGGATTCGGTCGCTTTGCCTCTGTGTGGCCCCCTGCCCAGAAAGCAGATGATGCAGCGCTCCATTGGCCTGCTGCTCATCCAATTGCAGTCGAATTTTGACTGCatactgcagcagcagcgcttCCTTGAGTGCATCTGTCGTTCGGATGTGGGCGATATTTGTGATCTTCTGGATTTCTGCCTTCTGCATAAAGTTTTCGGAGTCGCTGCTACCTGGCTAAGGGAACTATCCATTGATCTCGAACAGCTCGGGAGGAGGGATAGCCCCGAGTACAAGCGACTGGTAGATGCCCTGACTGAGGCACGAGCTTATGAGGAAGCTTTGCAATTGGCCACATTGCTACAGTTGCCGTTGACTGACATTGTGTATGGTAAATGGATGACGGAGCTGGAAGCCGGACAACTCAGACCCCACCAGGAGTACGAAAAGGACATTCAACAACACGCTTTGGCTCCCGCCATCTTGGTGAACTTCCTGCTGCAGGCAGCTTCCGCCGTTGGCCAAGTGAGCCTCCGGCGATATGAGCTGTTGCAAAGTACGCTGGGCGTCATCAAAAAGCATCACCTGTTCCCAAACGAATCCTTTGATCGCGATCAAATTGAGTACGACATGGTTTTGTGCTATTTGCAGCTGCCGGAAGAGCAGCTCTCTCAGTTATCCATTTACCACTCGGAGTATTTTGAGCAAATCATGCTTCAAGAGCGCTGTGTGCTTTATAAATCATTTTCGGAACTTAAAGAACTAGCAGGGATTGATGACCTCAGCATAGCTGATAAAACTGCGCTTACTTCGGAGATGGAAGACCGACTCAATACTTTACTAAACACCCTATTGGACAAGGGTGACATCGTGGAGGCACTGCGTCTTCAAGAGCTTTTCGAATTTCGTCCAAATGACCTTCGATTTATCGTATTTGCAATGGCATTGGCCGAAGGTATGACCAGCACTAGCAATCTGTCGAGCAAGGAACGCCAGCTGCTTGGAGAAATCGAGAAGAGTGCGTTTCCCAAGTTTAATCGGATCACCTTAAACCAAAATGTGATGACACGCTGGGGCAGTGACCTTTCTGATACCTGTTCGGACAGTGTGGCAATGGAGTTTGAAGAGATCCCCTCGAAAGAGAAACAGCAGACACTGGACACCTTGCTGGGCATTGGATCAAAGTTAAAATATGGCGTTGAGCTGGGACGACGTATTGTCCTTGCCTACAGGGCAGCCATGTATTTGGACAAAGAATATCTGGATGTGTTGCGAACCAAGGATGCTGGTATCCTTTTAAAAAGCGCCGCTGCTGAAGATTGTCTACAGCGACTACTGGTGGTCAGTGATATACAAATTTCCACGAGAATGACACCAAAAGAA ATTGCCGAATGTTTGGCCTTGGAGCTGACCACCTGCATCGTACGTCCccgtttttatatattccatGCCAGAGAGCAGCCGCGAAATGCATTAAGGAACGCTGATCTCTGGGGCCACAGCATCGATCGGGATTTCCATCTGTTCCTAGAACTGGCCCCCAATTCCACTTTGCTGGGTAATTGTTTGCTGGAGTACTGTGACGCTCTTAAGACTTATCGCCGCTACCAGGAGGGCAAGCCTTTTGAGGAAACCGAAGCATTCGAAAATCTTTCAAAGATAATAATGCTCTACGGATTACCCACTCCTTCTCCGACGGGTACAGTGTCAGGCATTCCCCAGGTTTTGtcacacaaaaaacaaaatcagatcTACGTGGAGCTGTTGATCAAAGCGCACCTGTGTTtcgtgcacgagtgctccatGGAAGGCATTGTAAGCGTCCTACAGAAAGCTAAAGCACTTAATACCAAACTAGCCCAGGCCAAATCGTGGTCGCTGATTGTCCGTTTGCTGATTGGTATTGCTCGCTACCGCGAGATGTTCTACTGCTTTGATTCCCTGATTGAGAACGAGCAGTTCGAGTCCTTGTTGGGACAGTTCGATGAGGACCAGAAAGGTGGACTTCGACAGGCGATCCTTAGTTACCTCAGAGAGTACCAACCAAAGAATGGGAAGGAGCTCCTGCGCCTAGCGGCGCTGCACTTCCTCATGTACAAAGAGTTGGCGGAGATGTGGACTGCGGAGGCCCAGGAGATAGTAACCAAAATTCAAGCCTTTGCCGCGCAGTCCAATAAGCTAAAATGCTCCGCAGAGGTTCAAACACTGTTGCAACAGGCCTTGGAGAACTACACACATGCTACGGAGAACTATTTGTTGGACAACAAGCTTCTGCTCGCCCAGCAAAGTGTTTCTCGAGCCGAGCTGATGGCCATGCAACTGGATCTGTGCAACAAAGCACTCGAGAAAAGGCACAGCAATAACGCGAATCATTTGTGTGTCAGCGTTATTGGAGTGCGTTCTAGGGAACAGTTTCGGGAGCTAGTCAACGTCCATTTAAG CGTACCACAAGCTCTGATTCTGAGTCGCGCCTACGGTTATGATATTAACTGGAGCGAAGCCATCTTGTCTCAATTCGTTGTGCTTCAGGGAGCCAATTATCTTCAGGAATATCTGTGCCATCAGCGCATGAATGATGATGTAATCGAACAGATTGTAAAGGG TTATTTGCTGCACATCCAAAGTAATGCCACGAACTCAAAACAGGAAGAGTCCATGGTGCATCTGGTGGAACTGATCAAGTCCGTGGTTCTCAAATACAAGCTGGCATCCATTTTGGGTTTCAAGTCCATCGTGATGTCCTTAATCAACGATTCCTCCGTTTATTATCTTAGAGATACAAATTTCGGTCGCAGCGATTTCCACACAGCTGGAGACACGTGA
- the LOC117136129 gene encoding putative inorganic phosphate cotransporter: MTIKSFNLVAKGPKWGVRHLQVLFLFLCATLVVAQRFNMSVAIVAFTNANSSNPNYPEYRLTEPQKSYTISSPFWGSCCTQMMSGYLSSRFGAKLLLLTIMLLTALLSIATPFALAWGGWQMLFWVRFVQGIAMGGMWPCLYTHLAKWCPKKEANRMGGVMTTGLDCGTIMGFALSGVLSASPLGWPSAFYVPGYLGIVWCLIFLRYGANSPSESKFISLAERKHIELALEQNQVISGAAPPVPWLQILTSRPFIVLAFCKMSQACSFFTLMQQIPRYIHGIFHYSIAMNALLSALPFVVMLMSSYGFIFLAEYLTRRRDISLPILRKTINTFATWTPAVALVILSYVSDQNVVGSMFCLIAATAAISGQAIGSSLNHVDLSPNFAGLLFGISNTLMSTAGVISPIVIGLTVTDESDRSQWRTVFLGISVILFLGNLMYLIFGQMAVQSWNDSPSKETETEASPKPQRAPALAAEETISVERFNYL, from the exons TTCCTGTGCGCCACCTTGGTCGTGGCCCAGCGGTTCAACATGAGCGTGGCCATTGTGGCCTTTACGAATGCCAATAGCAGTAACCCGAATTATCCGGAATATCGCCTGACGGAGCCTCAGAAGTCGTACACCATCAGCAGTCCCTTCTGGGGCTCCTGCTGCACCCAGATGATGAGTGGCTATCTATCTAGTCGCTTTGGAgccaagttgctgctgctgaccaTCATGTTGCTCACCGCTCTGCTCAGCATTGCCACGCCCTTCGCCTTGGCCTGGGGCGGCTGGCAGATGCTCTTCTGGGTGCGATTCGTCCAGGGAATCGCCATGGGTGGCATGTGGCCCTGCCTGTACACCCATCTGGCCAAGTGGTGCCCCAAAAAGGAGGCCAATCGCATGGGCGGCGTCATGACCACTGGCTTGGATTGTGGGACAATAATGGGATTCGCTTTGAGTGGCGTACTCTCTGCATCGCCACTTGGGTGGCCCAGCGCATTCTACGTGCCAG GATACCTGGGCATCGTGTGGTGTCTTATTTTCCTGCGATATGGCGCCAACAGTCCATCCGAATCGAAATTCATTTCTCTGGCGGAACGAAAGCACATTGAACTGGCCCTGGAGCAGAACCAGGTGATTAGCGGTGCAGCTCCTCCAGTGCCCTGGCTCCAGATCCTCACCTCTCGTCCATTTATCGTCCTGGCATTTTGCAAGATGAGCCAGGCATGCAGCTTCTTCACGCTGATGCAGCAGATTCCGCGCTACATTCACGGCATATTCCACTACAGCATTGCGATGAATGCCCTGCTCTCAGCTCTGCCCTTTGTGGTCATGCTAATGTCCTCCTACGGATTCATTTTCCTGGCTGAATACTTGACCCGTCGTCGAGACATTTCCTTACCCATCCTACGGAAGACCATTAATACCTTTGCCACATGGACCCCGGCTGTGGCCCTTGTGATCCTATCCTACGTCAGCGATCAGAATGTGGTGGGCAGTATGTTCTGTCTGATCGCAGCCACCGCTGCCATTTCCGGACAGGCCATTGGCAGTTCGCTTAACCATGTGGATTTGTCGCCAAACTTCGCTGGACTCCTGTTTGGGATCAGCAACACACTGATGTCTACAGCTGGTGTCATATCCCCAATCGTCATTGGGCTGACCGTAACCGATGAG TCGGATCGCTCGCAATGGCGAACTGTTTTCCTTGGCATTTCGGTGATTCTGTTCCTCGGCAACTTGATGTACCTAATCTTTGGTCAAATGGCCGTCCAGTCCTGGAATGATTCGCCATCCAAAGAGACCGAAACAGAAGCATCACCAAAACCCCAGCGAGCGCCTGCCTTAGCCGCGGAGGAAACGATATCCGTCGAGAGATTTAACTATTTgtaa
- the LOC117137253 gene encoding 60S ribosomal protein L23 — MSKRGRGGTAGGKFRISLGLPVGAVMNCADNTGAKNLYVIAVHGIRGRLNRLPAAGVGDMFVATVKKGKPELRKKVMPAVVIRQRKPFRRRDGVFIYFEDNAGVIVNNKGEMKGSAITGPVAKECADLWPRIASNASSIA, encoded by the exons ATGTCGAAGAGAG GACGTGGAGGTACCGCGGGAGGCAAATTCCGCATCTCCCTCGGTTTGCCCGTGGGCGCCGTGATGAACTGTGCCGACAACACCGGAGCCAAGAACCTGTACGTGATCGCCGTCCACGGAATCCGCGGTCGCCTCAACCGTCTGCCCGCCGCTGGCGTCGGCGACATGTTCGTGGCCACCGTGAAGAAGGGAAAGCCCGAGCTCAGGAAGAAG GTCATGCCTGCCGTGGTTATTCGGCAGCGCAAACCGTTCAGGAGGAGGGACGGGGTGTTTATATACTTTGAGGACAATGCCGGGGTAATAGTAAACAACAAGGGCGAAATGAAGGGCTCGGCCATCACTGGACCGGTGGCCAAGGAATGCGCCGATCTGTGGCCCCGTATTGCATCCAATGCAAGCTCTATAGCCTAA
- the LOC117137252 gene encoding inactivation-no-after-potential D protein gives MVQFLGKQGTAGELIHMVTLDKTGKKSFGICIVRGEVKDSPNTKTTGIFIKGIVPDSPAHLCGRLKVGDRILSLNGKDVRNATEQAVIDLIKEADFKIELEIQTFDKSDEQQAKSDPRSNGYMQAKNKFNQEQTTSNASGGQGMGMGQGQGQGQGMAGMNRQQSMQKRNTTFTASMRQKHSNYADEDDEDTRDMTGRIRTEAGYEIDRASAGNCKLNKQEKDRDKEQEDEFGYTMAKINKRYNMMKDLRRIEVQRDASKPLGLALAGHKDRQKMACFVAGVDPNGALGSVDIKPGDEIVEVNGNVLKNRCHLNASAVFKNVDGDKLVMITSRRKPNDEGMCVKPIKKFPTASDETKFIFDQFPKARTVQVRKEGFLGIMVIYGKHAEVGSGIFISDLREGSNAELAGVKVGDMLLAVNQDVTLESNYDDATGLLKRAEGVVTMILLTLKSEEAIKAEKAAEEKKKEEAKKEEEKPQEPATAEIKPNKKILIELKVEKKPMGVIVCGGKNNHVTTGCVITHVYPEGQVAADKRLKIFDHICDINGTPIHVGSMTTLKVHQLFHTTYEKAVTLTVFRADPPELEKFNVDLMKKAGKELGLSLSPNEIGCTIADLIQGQYPEIDSKLQRGDIITKFNGDALEGLPFQVCYALFKGANGKVSMEVTRPKPTLRTEAPKA, from the exons ATGGTTCAGTTCCTGGGGAAACAGGGCACCGCGGGTG AGCTCATTCACATGGTGACCCTGGACAAGACGGGCAAGAAGTCCTTCGGCATCTGCATAGTGCGCGGCGAGGTGAAGGATTCGCCCAACACCAAGACCACCGGCATTTTCATCAAGGGCATTGTGCCCGACAGTCCGGCGCATCTGTGTGGTCGCCTGAAGGTTGGCGATCGGATCCTCTCTCTCAATGGAAAGGATGTGCGCAACGCCACCGAACAGGCGGTCATCGATCTCATCAAGGAGGCGGACTTCAAGATCGAGCTGGAAATTCAGACCTTCGACAAGAGCGATGAGCAGCAGGCCAAGTCAGATCCGCGGAGCAATGGCTACATGCAGGCCAAGAACAAGTTCAACCAGGAGCAGACCACCAGCAATGCGAGCGGAGGGcagggaatgggaatggggcAAGGTCAGGGTCAGGGTCAGGGAATGGCTGGTATGAACCGGCAACAATCGATGCAGAAGCGGAATACCACATTCACGGCCTCGATGCGTCAGAAGCATAGTAACTACGCCGACGAGGATGACGAGGACACCCGAGACATGACCGGTCGCATTCGCACGGAGGCGGGTTATGAG ATCGATCGAGCCTCCGCCGGTAATTGCAAACTGAACAAGCAGGAGAAGGATCGCGACAAGGAGCAGGAAGATGAATTTGGCTACACAATGG CTAAGATCAACAAGCGGTACAACATGATGAAGGATCTGCGCAGGATCGAGGTCCAGAGGGACGCCAGCAAGCCACTGGGACTCGCTCTCGCTGGCCACAAGGACCGCCAGAAGATGGCCTGCTTTGTGGCCGGAGTGGATCCCAACGGAGCATTGGGCAGCGTGGACATCAAGCCGGGCGACGAGATCGTCGAGGTCAACGGCAATGTGCTGAAGAATCGCTGCCACTTGAACGCCTCCGCCGTGTTCAAGAACGTGGATGGGGATAAGCTCGTGATGATCACCTCGCGACGCAAGCCCAACGATGAGGGCATGTGCGTCAAGCCCATCAAGAAGTTCCCCACCGCGTCTGATGAG ACTAAGTTCATCTTTGACCAGTTTCCCAAGGCGCGCACGGTGCAGGTGCGCAAGGAGGGTTTCCTGGGCATCATGGTCATCTATGGCAAGCACGCTGAAGTGGGCAGTGGCATTTTCATCTCGGATCTGAGAGAGGGCTCCAATGCCGAGTTGGCGGGCGTGAAAGTGGGCGACATGCTGCTGGCCGTTAATCAGGATGTAACACTGGAATCCAACTACGATGAT GCAACTGGACTGCTTAAACGTGCCGAGGGAGTAGTGACCATGATTCTATTGACTCTTAAGAGTGAGGAGGCGATAAAGGCCGAGAAGGCGGCGGAGGAGAAAAAGAAGGAGG AGGCCAAGAAAGAGGAGGAAAAGCCACAGGAACCCGCCACAGCCGAGATCAAGCCGAACAAAAAGATCCTCATTGAGTTAAAGGTGGAAAAGAAGCCAATGGGCGTCATCGTCTGCGGCGGCAAGAACAACCATGTCACG ACTGGCTGTGTAATCACCCACGTGTATCCGGAGGGACAGGTGGCAGCCGACAAGCGCCTCAAGATCTTTGACCACATATGCGATATAAATGGTACGCCAATCCACGTGGGATCCATGACGACACTGAAGGTCCATCAGCTATTCCACACCACATACGAGAAGGCGGTCACCCTAACGGTCTTCCGCGCTGATCCTCCGGAGCTGGAAAAGTTTAACGTTGACCTTATGAAAAAAGCGGGCAAGGAGCTGGGCCTGTCGCTGTCTCCCAACGAAATTGGATGCACCATCGCGGACTTG ATTCAAGGACAATACCCGGAGATTGACAGCAAACTGCAGCGCGGCGATATTATCACCAAATTCAATGGCGATGCCTTGGAGGGTCTTCCGTTCCAGGTGTGCTACGCCTTGTTCAAGGGAGCCAACGGCAAGGTATCGATGGAAGTGACACGACCCAAGCCCACTCTACGCACGGAGGCACCCAAGGCCTAG